A portion of the Barnesiella propionica genome contains these proteins:
- a CDS encoding helix-turn-helix domain-containing protein: MYVDNYEFKDWMQKLLDKLEEVGKDVKSLQTNPEVMPGDKLLDNQDLCLLFKVSTRTLQRLRSKKLLPFMMISGKAYYRASDVREFIKERFDVGTLRKFEKEHGTDK, translated from the coding sequence ATGTATGTAGATAATTACGAGTTCAAAGACTGGATGCAAAAACTACTCGATAAACTGGAAGAAGTAGGAAAAGATGTAAAGAGTTTGCAGACCAATCCAGAAGTAATGCCGGGCGATAAACTTTTAGATAATCAGGACTTGTGTCTGTTGTTTAAAGTGAGTACCCGAACATTACAGCGATTGCGTAGCAAGAAACTACTGCCCTTTATGATGATTAGCGGAAAAGCCTATTACCGGGCTTCCGATGTGCGTGAGTTCATAAAGGAGAGGTTTGATGTGGGTACGCTCCGCAAGTTTGAAAAAGAACACGGAACAGACAAGTAA
- the asnA gene encoding aspartate--ammonia ligase → MAFIIPKSYKLKLLPETTEKAIKTLKDSFEEKLAKTLNLRRVTAPLFVLSGTGINDDLNGNEHAVSFPIKSMDDRKAEVVHSLAKWKRMKLGAYGIAPGYGLYTDMNAIRTHEELDNLHSLYVDQWDWEQTITERDRNLDYLKNTVEKIYKAIKEIEQKIYAEFPHITPQLPDNITFLHAEELLRQYPTLPAKDREAKAARKYGAIFLIGIGNTLSNGEPHDGRAPDYDDWVTPNSDGYFGLNGDIILWNPILECAFELSSMGIRVNKNSLLRQLELRNCMERTELSFHKSLLNEELPLSIGGGIGQSRLCMYLLQKAHIGEVQASIWPEDQMKKCTQHNIMLL, encoded by the coding sequence ATGGCATTTATCATACCTAAATCATACAAACTCAAATTATTGCCTGAAACAACAGAAAAGGCTATAAAAACTCTAAAAGATTCATTCGAGGAAAAACTGGCAAAGACACTGAACCTCAGACGGGTAACAGCCCCTCTGTTCGTACTGTCCGGAACCGGAATCAATGACGATCTCAACGGAAATGAACATGCGGTCTCATTCCCCATCAAATCCATGGATGACCGTAAGGCCGAAGTCGTACATTCTCTTGCCAAATGGAAAAGAATGAAACTAGGAGCCTATGGTATCGCGCCAGGCTACGGCTTATATACCGATATGAATGCCATACGCACGCATGAAGAACTTGATAATCTGCATTCTCTTTATGTAGACCAGTGGGACTGGGAACAAACCATAACAGAACGGGACCGCAATCTCGACTATCTAAAAAATACGGTAGAAAAAATATATAAGGCTATCAAAGAAATAGAACAAAAGATATATGCCGAATTCCCGCATATAACTCCTCAATTGCCCGACAACATAACATTCCTGCATGCCGAAGAACTTCTGCGGCAATACCCCACTCTTCCGGCTAAAGACCGGGAGGCAAAAGCCGCCCGCAAATACGGGGCAATTTTTCTTATCGGCATAGGTAATACGCTAAGTAACGGAGAACCCCACGACGGACGCGCCCCCGACTACGATGACTGGGTCACACCCAACAGCGACGGGTATTTCGGGCTCAACGGCGACATTATACTCTGGAATCCCATCCTCGAATGTGCGTTCGAACTATCATCCATGGGTATCCGTGTTAATAAAAACTCCTTATTACGCCAATTAGAATTACGTAACTGTATGGAACGTACGGAACTCAGTTTCCATAAATCACTACTGAACGAAGAACTCCCTCTTTCTATTGGAGGCGGTATAGGACAATCCCGGCTATGTATGTATCTTTTACAGAAAGCTCATATTGGTGAAGTACAAGCCAGTATATGGCCCGAAGATCAAATGAAAAAGTGTACTCAACATAACATAATGCTCTTATAA
- a CDS encoding Hsp20/alpha crystallin family protein, translating to MTPAKASQNWLPGIFNDFFGNEWIAKSNSSAPAINILETDKEYEVEIAAPGITKDDFNVTVTKDNHLIVTVENKSENEEKDKKGKFLRREFSYSQFQQTLILPDNVEKDAIEAKQENGVLTVTIPKKKAPEATEPKKIAVK from the coding sequence ATGACACCTGCAAAAGCATCGCAAAACTGGCTTCCCGGAATTTTCAATGATTTTTTTGGAAATGAATGGATCGCTAAGTCAAACAGTTCGGCCCCGGCTATCAACATTCTGGAGACAGATAAAGAGTATGAGGTGGAGATTGCCGCCCCGGGAATAACTAAGGACGATTTTAATGTGACAGTTACGAAAGATAATCATCTTATCGTTACTGTTGAGAATAAAAGTGAAAATGAAGAAAAGGATAAAAAAGGTAAATTTCTTCGTCGTGAATTTTCGTATTCTCAGTTCCAGCAAACTCTTATTCTACCTGATAACGTAGAGAAAGACGCTATAGAGGCTAAACAGGAGAATGGAGTACTTACCGTAACTATTCCTAAGAAGAAAGCTCCAGAAGCTACGGAGCCTAAAAAAATAGCTGTGAAATAA
- a CDS encoding DMT family transporter, whose translation MRTKLPAILACILWGSAFAGAKIGFTYTTPLHLSGMRFTLAGILLIPFLIYQKTDWKANLKQWKYMLFFGILQTFIQYGLFFMGLDKVPAAVSAIIIGGGPLFVAVMAHFTIKNDKLGLRKVIAILLGMTGIVFISTTKGTLNASNNTFYLGIFLLIISNITGAATNIIVAKNRNRVDPVMLTAFANFTGGLILYAVSWFTEPDWHLRDYTAEFYLAWIWLALIPAAGFSIWYSLLKNPEVKVSELNMWKFVVPVSGVILSWIILPGEKPDWQSVTGIIIITIALLTLQWQKETR comes from the coding sequence ATGAGAACAAAACTTCCGGCAATACTTGCATGTATATTATGGGGATCTGCTTTCGCAGGAGCCAAAATAGGTTTCACTTACACAACTCCGTTGCATCTTTCCGGTATGAGATTTACACTGGCAGGGATATTGCTCATACCTTTTCTTATATACCAGAAAACCGATTGGAAAGCTAACCTGAAACAATGGAAGTATATGTTGTTTTTCGGTATACTCCAGACATTCATACAATACGGTCTCTTTTTTATGGGACTTGACAAAGTTCCGGCTGCGGTATCGGCAATCATTATCGGAGGAGGTCCGCTTTTTGTAGCTGTTATGGCACACTTCACCATTAAAAACGACAAACTCGGTCTACGCAAGGTCATCGCTATCCTCTTAGGAATGACAGGCATTGTATTCATAAGCACAACAAAGGGTACATTAAACGCAAGCAACAATACTTTTTACCTCGGTATATTCCTGCTTATCATCAGCAATATAACCGGAGCAGCTACGAATATCATCGTGGCAAAGAACCGGAACCGAGTCGATCCGGTCATGCTCACCGCTTTCGCCAATTTTACAGGAGGCCTCATACTCTATGCAGTATCGTGGTTTACCGAACCCGACTGGCATCTGCGCGACTATACTGCAGAATTCTACCTCGCATGGATATGGCTGGCACTCATTCCTGCCGCCGGATTTTCCATCTGGTATTCATTACTTAAAAATCCCGAAGTAAAGGTATCCGAACTGAATATGTGGAAATTTGTCGTTCCCGTCTCGGGAGTAATCCTCAGCTGGATAATTCTTCCGGGAGAAAAACCCGACTGGCAATCTGTCACCGGCATAATCATTATCACCATAGCCCTGCTCACTTTGCAATGGCAAAAAGAGACCCGATAA
- a CDS encoding glycosyltransferase, translating to MQLKNRYTILKMIHFSLSFNTIEIIIMSVVALLFFIELFYYLYFFNRPTTFIRKKDKKNLHFLQEYPPLSVVVYTKNDAENLEKYLPEILEQEYPKYEVIVVNDGSTDDTKDVTSALECRYKHLYQTYIPDEARNLSRKKLALTLGIKAAKYDIIVLTHANCHPGSRIWLQKIARNFIPGIDIVIGHAYMSGHTSRYAAFNRLMYTLKYLSFALLNRPYRGTGANLAYRKSLFFENKGFSQHLNLHFGDDDLFINEIAGHTNTRTELSPESHMITEYDDNYRAWKELKLQYDFTSRYLHTKAKILFPLEELTAWLFYAGTFFLIITGIFYNAVLSVIGLLLLIIHFVIQTIVYRNAAKLLNSRKLAFSLPFFTLIHPFANLYFRLVGRFSRNKNYTWGFQR from the coding sequence TTGCAGTTGAAAAATCGTTATACTATTCTCAAAATGATTCATTTCAGTCTTTCGTTCAATACTATAGAAATCATAATCATGAGTGTGGTCGCACTCCTTTTTTTTATAGAACTCTTTTACTATTTATATTTTTTCAACCGGCCGACGACATTCATAAGAAAAAAAGATAAAAAAAACCTACATTTTCTTCAGGAATATCCTCCCCTCTCCGTTGTCGTATATACTAAGAACGATGCCGAAAACCTGGAGAAATATCTGCCTGAAATATTGGAACAGGAATATCCGAAATATGAAGTAATAGTGGTAAATGACGGCTCTACAGACGATACAAAGGACGTAACTTCAGCATTGGAATGCCGTTACAAACATCTTTACCAAACCTATATTCCCGACGAAGCCCGCAACTTAAGCCGTAAAAAACTGGCTCTCACTCTTGGCATAAAAGCAGCCAAATACGACATTATCGTTCTTACACACGCCAACTGCCATCCCGGAAGCCGGATATGGCTGCAAAAAATAGCCCGGAATTTCATCCCCGGAATCGATATTGTCATAGGACATGCATACATGTCAGGACATACCAGTCGGTACGCAGCTTTCAATAGGCTGATGTACACATTAAAATATCTCTCGTTCGCACTGTTAAACAGACCTTACCGGGGAACTGGAGCCAATCTGGCATACCGCAAATCCCTGTTTTTTGAAAATAAAGGTTTCTCGCAGCATCTTAACCTTCATTTCGGAGACGATGACCTTTTCATTAATGAGATAGCCGGTCACACCAATACCCGCACAGAACTGTCGCCTGAAAGTCACATGATAACCGAATACGACGATAATTATCGGGCCTGGAAAGAACTGAAATTGCAATATGATTTCACATCCCGCTATCTCCATACAAAGGCCAAAATACTATTTCCGCTGGAAGAATTGACAGCATGGCTCTTTTATGCAGGTACTTTTTTTCTTATTATCACAGGTATATTCTACAATGCGGTACTTTCCGTTATCGGGTTATTATTGCTTATAATACATTTCGTCATTCAAACAATCGTTTACAGGAATGCCGCCAAATTACTGAACAGTCGCAAGCTGGCATTCTCTCTGCCTTTCTTCACACTTATACATCCGTTCGCAAATCTATACTTTAGGCTTGTAGGACGTTTCAGCCGTAATAAAAACTATACATGGGGGTTCCAGCGGTAA
- a CDS encoding glycosyltransferase family 32 protein: MIPKTIHYCWFGHGEMSKKTLKYIDSWKRHLPGYEIKEWNENTFDINSNLFVQEAYHCKKYAFVSDYVRLYALYNEGGIYLDTDVELLKSFDKFLNNPAFIGFESNKWVASAIIGAEKNNSLIKELLDYYTGRRFFNPDDPKKIVANTVFITEHLVAKNLRLENKYQELDKIKVFPTEFFSPKDDDTGKIHLTENSHCIHHFSKTWIPKRIVILYDIKKALIAVFGENFINTFIRIFRLKQLKKILNID; encoded by the coding sequence ATGATACCCAAAACTATACACTATTGTTGGTTCGGACATGGCGAAATGTCAAAAAAAACACTGAAATACATAGATTCATGGAAACGTCATTTACCCGGATATGAAATCAAAGAATGGAATGAAAATACATTTGATATTAATTCCAATTTATTTGTACAAGAAGCATATCACTGCAAAAAATATGCATTCGTGTCAGATTATGTCCGGTTATACGCTTTATACAACGAAGGCGGTATTTATCTGGACACCGATGTAGAACTACTAAAATCATTTGACAAATTTCTTAACAATCCTGCATTCATCGGATTTGAGAGCAATAAATGGGTTGCTTCCGCCATAATAGGTGCAGAAAAAAACAATTCCCTAATCAAAGAATTACTGGACTACTATACTGGCAGACGATTTTTTAATCCGGACGATCCCAAAAAAATAGTTGCTAATACGGTTTTTATCACTGAACACTTAGTCGCCAAAAACCTCAGACTTGAAAATAAATATCAGGAATTAGATAAAATAAAAGTATTTCCTACCGAATTTTTCAGTCCTAAAGATGATGATACAGGAAAAATACATCTTACCGAAAATTCACATTGTATTCATCATTTCTCCAAAACATGGATACCCAAAAGAATTGTGATATTATATGATATAAAAAAAGCATTGATAGCTGTTTTCGGCGAAAATTTCATAAACACATTTATCAGGATATTCCGTTTAAAACAACTAAAAAAAATACTAAATATCGACTAA
- a CDS encoding polysaccharide biosynthesis/export family protein, which yields MKNKILLLFFLTVFVVSCKTNKQVVYFQNVEEQTGELSKVPVDYELKIAPDDQLAISITSSVPEAVAAYNLPAITYSIPGEKTFNTMPSIPLYIVNGEGNISLPVLGEVHVAGKTRGEVENMIRSMLSQDIKDALVNVQLKNFKVVVLGEVREPGAVSVNSDRISILDAIAMAGDLTIYGERTNVLVVREQDGKKEFYRVDLTDPAVFASPCYYLKQNDVIYISPNKSQQANSRYSQNGQFNVSIVSTIVGAVSVLASLAIALFIK from the coding sequence ATGAAGAACAAGATACTTTTACTGTTTTTTTTAACTGTTTTCGTAGTTTCCTGTAAAACAAATAAACAAGTAGTATATTTTCAAAATGTAGAGGAACAGACAGGCGAATTGTCTAAAGTACCGGTAGATTACGAATTGAAAATTGCTCCGGATGACCAATTAGCTATTTCTATTACTTCTTCTGTCCCGGAAGCGGTTGCAGCATATAATCTTCCCGCGATTACCTATTCGATTCCCGGAGAAAAAACATTTAATACAATGCCCAGTATTCCTTTGTATATAGTGAATGGGGAAGGTAATATCTCATTGCCGGTTCTCGGCGAAGTTCATGTGGCAGGAAAAACGAGAGGAGAGGTAGAGAATATGATTCGTTCTATGCTGAGCCAGGATATCAAAGATGCTTTGGTAAATGTTCAATTGAAAAATTTTAAGGTGGTCGTATTAGGGGAGGTAAGAGAACCTGGTGCTGTATCTGTAAATAGTGATCGTATTTCAATATTGGATGCTATTGCAATGGCTGGTGATTTGACCATATATGGAGAGAGAACCAATGTTTTGGTTGTACGTGAACAAGACGGGAAAAAAGAATTTTATAGAGTTGACCTCACAGACCCTGCCGTTTTTGCTTCACCGTGTTACTATTTGAAACAGAACGATGTGATATATATTTCTCCTAATAAATCCCAGCAAGCAAATTCTCGATATAGCCAGAATGGTCAATTTAATGTGTCTATTGTTTCGACAATAGTAGGTGCAGTATCGGTATTGGCATCATTGGCTATTGCATTATTTATTAAGTAA
- a CDS encoding polysaccharide biosynthesis tyrosine autokinase, with the protein MSSMITKPQKDEFVNIVELLQNYKRHWCLFLGSIALCLLFAVFYLKVKEPVYQINANVLITEDESPSSGGGLQSAMLKSFSFGGMLGGSSVDDELLIISSHSLIKDVVKDLNLNIDYKVKKGLFYKTAYKDLPIRLMAPESLQDTLSVWLKFDIRINKDNKADVKVKKGRFTTLADIKGATFPVTVKTVYGQFVVDTASGYKPDKNYKIKATIASYDSFTELWEEKISIGVASKKANGISLSLEETSIDRGKDLLNTLIAFYNEAGQNEKNVTASNTGRFIENRLSSLYDELSVAEKNVEEYKKQHNLTDLEIEAKVMLEQNGEFKQKLIEAETQLSVISMVDNFLRNTSNKYELVPITSGLPDKSAGDAIKAYNDLLLRRLQLLRTAGESNQSVQNLNEQIDAMRGNVLQTITKAKESYEIVRDDLQQQENIFMNRIKGMPTQEREFLELKRQQIIKSELYVFLLQKKEENSLMMAASVPKGRIIDDAYHLNEPLSPKRMMVILFAFFFGLLLPIIYLYLKDLFTFKFGTKQELKKLTNIPVVGEICMNESTEYIVAKKGDRSSIGELFRLLRANLQFLLHGKNENVILMTSSISGEGKSFVSVNLALSLALTNKKILLVGLDIRSPKLMDYLGMHANSGITSYLASDSVSIDDIINHTKFSEMLDVIFSGPVPPNPAELLLSERLDSLFSELKKRYDYIIVDSAPVGMVSDTFTLMRIADAVIYVCRANYTRKDNIAYVNDLVESGKLKNVSLVINGTTAKQGYGYGYGK; encoded by the coding sequence ATGAGTAGTATGATTACCAAACCACAAAAAGACGAGTTCGTTAATATAGTTGAATTATTGCAAAATTATAAAAGGCATTGGTGCCTTTTCTTGGGCTCTATTGCGTTATGTTTATTATTTGCTGTTTTTTATTTAAAAGTAAAAGAACCTGTTTATCAGATAAACGCAAATGTTCTGATTACGGAAGATGAGTCTCCCAGCAGTGGGGGCGGTTTGCAATCCGCTATGCTTAAAAGCTTTTCTTTTGGTGGTATGTTAGGGGGAAGTTCTGTCGATGACGAATTATTGATAATCTCTTCTCATTCTCTCATTAAAGATGTTGTAAAAGATTTAAATCTGAATATAGATTATAAAGTAAAAAAAGGATTATTTTATAAGACAGCATATAAGGATCTTCCTATACGGTTAATGGCTCCGGAGTCGCTTCAGGATACACTTTCGGTGTGGTTAAAATTTGACATTCGGATTAATAAAGACAATAAAGCCGATGTGAAGGTTAAAAAAGGGCGTTTTACTACTCTTGCCGATATTAAGGGCGCTACTTTTCCTGTTACAGTCAAGACTGTTTACGGTCAATTTGTCGTTGATACAGCTTCGGGGTATAAACCTGATAAGAATTATAAGATAAAAGCAACTATTGCGAGTTATGATTCATTTACTGAATTATGGGAAGAGAAAATAAGTATCGGAGTTGCATCGAAAAAAGCTAACGGAATTTCTTTATCTCTGGAAGAAACCAGCATTGACAGAGGTAAAGATTTACTGAATACTTTGATTGCTTTTTATAATGAAGCCGGCCAGAATGAGAAAAATGTAACGGCTTCTAATACGGGACGGTTTATAGAAAATCGTCTTTCCTCGTTGTATGATGAGCTTTCTGTGGCAGAGAAAAATGTAGAAGAATACAAAAAACAACATAATCTTACGGATCTGGAAATTGAGGCGAAAGTGATGTTGGAACAGAATGGGGAATTTAAGCAAAAGCTAATTGAAGCGGAAACTCAATTGTCTGTAATTTCTATGGTCGACAATTTTTTGCGGAACACTTCTAATAAATATGAATTAGTACCCATAACGTCGGGATTACCCGATAAATCGGCAGGGGATGCTATAAAAGCATATAATGATTTGTTATTGAGGCGTCTACAGCTTTTGAGAACAGCGGGTGAATCGAACCAGAGTGTTCAGAACCTTAATGAACAGATTGATGCAATGCGTGGAAATGTATTGCAGACAATTACAAAAGCAAAGGAAAGTTATGAGATTGTACGAGATGACTTGCAACAGCAGGAAAATATATTTATGAACCGGATTAAAGGGATGCCTACTCAAGAGCGTGAATTTTTGGAACTTAAGCGTCAGCAGATAATTAAATCGGAATTATATGTTTTTTTACTGCAAAAGAAAGAAGAGAATTCTTTGATGATGGCAGCATCGGTACCCAAGGGTCGTATTATTGATGATGCTTATCATTTGAATGAGCCTCTTTCTCCCAAAAGAATGATGGTTATTTTGTTCGCTTTCTTTTTCGGTTTGTTGTTACCTATTATTTATTTGTACCTTAAAGATCTATTTACATTTAAATTCGGGACTAAGCAGGAACTTAAAAAACTTACAAATATACCTGTTGTAGGAGAAATTTGTATGAATGAAAGTACTGAATATATAGTTGCGAAAAAGGGAGACAGGTCGTCAATCGGAGAGTTGTTCAGGCTGTTGCGCGCAAATCTTCAGTTTTTGTTACATGGAAAAAATGAAAATGTAATATTGATGACTTCTTCCATAAGTGGTGAAGGTAAATCTTTTGTTAGTGTGAATCTGGCTTTATCATTAGCGCTCACGAATAAGAAAATTCTTTTGGTGGGACTGGATATACGTAGTCCTAAATTAATGGATTATTTGGGAATGCACGCAAATTCGGGTATTACCTCATATCTTGCTTCTGATTCGGTGTCGATAGATGATATTATTAATCATACTAAGTTTTCCGAAATGTTAGATGTGATCTTTTCTGGTCCAGTTCCGCCGAATCCTGCTGAATTGTTGCTGAGCGAACGTTTGGACTCTTTATTTAGCGAGCTTAAAAAACGATATGATTATATTATTGTGGATTCGGCTCCAGTAGGAATGGTTTCGGATACTTTTACTCTTATGAGGATCGCAGATGCTGTTATTTATGTGTGCCGGGCTAATTATACCAGAAAAGATAATATTGCTTATGTAAATGACCTTGTCGAATCAGGAAAACTTAAAAACGTTTCTTTGGTCATCAACGGTACTACTGCTAAGCAGGGGTACGGTTATGGTTATGGTAAATAA
- a CDS encoding MATE family efflux transporter, which yields MGRPYSIQDIKDFFHKGDTRSVQLKKSIVSCLFIKVISVIISLLMVPMCIHYINAEQYGIWLTLSTMVFWLGFFDIGLSNGLRNKFAEAKAKGDSILAREYVSTTFFMLTLIFVVIWLFFVIGNNFINWNKFFHLGYDSVGELNNLFVIIISYFCLQNVIKILSTIFISDQHPAWASFFDMLGQFLALLIIWVMMQLIPGSLMKLGIVLCFAPLLVWVIANIIFFRGRYKMYSPSIKYVKFIRIKDILNLGLQFFIIQISCIIQFQTANFIIAYYFSVLDVTIYNIVYKYFNVLAMTFTIFLAPFWSAVTDAWTRKEFEWIRNATRKYLLIAMAFTFLGVVLMFVAPCLLKLWVGEVASGIDLRLIVICFIYVVITLYTTLYVNILNGMGILRVQYILALISPFVYLGASYFLINYWNLGTYSIYIALILSNINGYVAPFQYYRLMREKRNYAHLKTMTDINF from the coding sequence GTGGGAAGACCTTATTCTATACAAGATATAAAAGATTTTTTTCATAAGGGGGATACACGAAGTGTTCAACTAAAGAAAAGTATTGTTTCCTGTTTATTCATTAAAGTAATCAGTGTTATTATTTCTTTGTTGATGGTTCCTATGTGTATTCATTATATTAATGCCGAACAGTATGGTATATGGTTGACATTAAGTACGATGGTCTTTTGGCTTGGATTTTTTGATATCGGATTAAGTAATGGATTGAGAAATAAGTTTGCCGAAGCTAAAGCGAAAGGAGATTCCATCCTTGCCCGGGAATATGTGAGTACGACATTTTTTATGCTTACTCTCATTTTTGTTGTTATCTGGCTTTTTTTTGTAATAGGTAATAATTTTATTAATTGGAATAAATTCTTTCATTTGGGGTATGACTCTGTGGGAGAGCTTAATAACTTATTTGTAATAATAATTTCTTATTTCTGTTTACAGAATGTAATAAAAATCCTGTCTACTATATTTATTTCGGACCAGCATCCGGCGTGGGCTTCATTTTTTGATATGTTAGGTCAATTTTTGGCATTACTTATCATATGGGTTATGATGCAACTTATTCCCGGCTCGTTGATGAAACTCGGTATTGTATTATGTTTTGCGCCGTTGCTTGTATGGGTTATAGCAAATATTATTTTTTTTCGAGGCAGATATAAAATGTATTCGCCTTCGATAAAATATGTGAAGTTTATACGCATTAAGGATATTTTGAATTTAGGATTACAATTCTTTATTATTCAGATATCTTGTATAATACAGTTTCAGACGGCAAATTTTATCATTGCTTATTATTTTTCGGTATTAGATGTAACTATTTATAATATTGTATATAAGTATTTTAATGTTCTTGCGATGACTTTTACAATTTTTTTAGCTCCATTTTGGTCTGCAGTGACAGATGCTTGGACGCGAAAAGAGTTTGAATGGATTCGTAATGCAACTCGTAAATATTTGTTAATTGCCATGGCTTTTACATTTTTAGGGGTTGTACTGATGTTTGTCGCTCCTTGTCTTTTAAAATTATGGGTAGGTGAAGTAGCCAGTGGCATTGACTTGAGACTTATCGTAATTTGCTTTATTTACGTGGTTATTACACTTTATACTACTTTATATGTCAATATACTTAATGGCATGGGAATTCTTAGAGTGCAATATATTCTTGCTTTAATTTCTCCTTTCGTATATCTGGGGGCTTCTTATTTTCTTATAAATTATTGGAATTTAGGTACTTATAGTATATATATAGCTTTAATATTATCAAATATTAACGGATATGTGGCTCCCTTTCAATATTACCGGTTAATGAGAGAAAAAAGGAATTATGCTCATTTGAAAACTATGACAGATATAAACTTTTAA
- a CDS encoding glycosyltransferase family 2 protein, giving the protein MNDHILVSIVTPSYNQGQFIEETIQSILNQSYPHIQYILIDGGSSDRTMDIVEKYRDRIDIVVHEKDNGQSDAINKGFRMATGELVGWINSDDVLYPDCVQKIVDLYKKHPDGAIFYGSKLSFINEESIVFEERDFHIKRKNDLLFKDYSVAQQGSFYRNEFLKKCNYLDSSICYCMDLDLWLRLLDLGNIYSVDKTPLAKFRIWSATKTTTGWKSFFKEIRYTLLKHGSKIYSHSILKSYWIEFKITVKTIFRK; this is encoded by the coding sequence ATGAATGATCATATATTGGTTTCTATTGTAACTCCATCATATAATCAGGGGCAATTTATAGAAGAAACTATCCAAAGTATACTTAATCAGTCGTACCCTCACATACAATATATTCTCATTGACGGCGGATCTTCGGATCGTACGATGGATATTGTAGAAAAATACCGGGATCGTATAGATATAGTTGTTCATGAAAAGGATAATGGCCAGAGCGATGCTATAAATAAAGGTTTCCGTATGGCTACTGGAGAATTAGTCGGCTGGATTAATTCAGACGATGTTCTGTATCCTGATTGTGTGCAGAAAATTGTAGATTTATATAAAAAACATCCGGATGGTGCTATCTTTTATGGTTCGAAACTTTCATTTATTAACGAAGAATCGATAGTTTTTGAAGAGCGGGATTTTCATATAAAAAGAAAAAATGACTTATTATTCAAAGACTATAGTGTTGCGCAGCAAGGTTCATTTTACCGAAATGAATTTTTAAAAAAATGTAATTATTTAGATAGTTCTATCTGTTACTGCATGGACCTGGATTTATGGTTAAGGTTATTGGACCTTGGAAATATTTATTCTGTAGATAAAACTCCTTTGGCCAAATTCAGAATCTGGTCGGCGACTAAAACTACGACAGGATGGAAATCTTTTTTTAAAGAGATCAGGTATACCCTTCTTAAGCATGGCTCTAAAATTTACAGCCATTCTATTTTAAAATCATATTGGATTGAATTTAAAATTACCGTAAAGACTATTTTTAGAAAATGA